The Plectropomus leopardus isolate mb chromosome 14, YSFRI_Pleo_2.0, whole genome shotgun sequence DNA window aagaaagaagaacggtggctgtaaatgtccacaaatggaaaaaacaaagatattagCTCCTTACCCTTTGAGCATTAAacaagatcagccgccatataacataaatggaaaatgtttttgactgaGATGTcatgcctttgtttttgtttagaaagtgctgctgacacatactgtatatgtcaCACTAAAAGCAGACACACTTGTTAAACGTAACATAAAAGGGGGACTTTGTTGCGACCCTATAGCACCATCTCTGTGAATCAGAAGCCTATCTGTGTTCTCTACTTGCCATTGACATTCTTCGGCCACCAGCAGGCGGCATCATGGGCATGTCTCCCTGCAGGGAGCCCAGCTCATCCGACTCTTCTGAGGTATGTAAGGAAGGGTTTGTGGAGCCACTGATGGAGGACAAACTCTCAGACGGTGGCCTGATCATGAAGCTGGTCTTCCTCGGGTGGGGGAACAGGACCTCGCTCCCTAATGACTCCCTTCGCTCATCCTCGTCCAGGTCTCTGATAGCCCTGGGCCTTAAGGTAGTACTGGATAGCAGAGCTTCCAAATGGCTGGGCTGAGGGTGTTCTTCCTCATGTGAATCCTCATGATGGCCCATTGCACTTCTGTCCACATTGGATTCAGCAGAATCCCAAGCTGGATGGTGGTCCACCAAAGCTGTGTGGCCCTTTGGCCCTTCATGGGTTTCAGAGGCTTGGATTTCACAGTCCTGGCCAGACCTGGATGGCATCCTAGGTTGGGTACAGATATAACTGGTCTGACTGTGTCCCAGATGAGCCAAACTGTTATGTCTTGTTGCAGTCTGGTTGGCTTTGAGCCCAGTGTTGTAATAAGGAGGCTTCATGTCCGCCTCTGGAATCACTTTGAAGGTCTGAGTCAAAGGCCCGTTGTGAGGTGATACATTGCTCATTACACAAAGATGTGGTAAGGACGACTTCTTCTTGGACTTGTAAATCAAACTGTCATCTTCCGTGTACCTCTCTCCATATAGTGTCTGTTTGATTTTCCTGATGCCCAGGTGGGATATCTCCAGAATGTTGAGAAAAAGTGACACACCGGCAATGACGATCATGAAGATCATGAAGATGGTCTTCT harbors:
- the gja10a gene encoding gap junction protein alpha 10 a yields the protein MGDWNLLGSILEEVHIHSTIVGKIWLTILFIFRMLILGAAAEDVWDDEQSEFVCNTDQPGCKAVCYDHAFPISLIRFWVLQVIFVSAPSLVYMGHALYCIRALEKERHRKRVQLKEEMDEGEMALDEHKRLERELRRLDEQRKVKKAPLRGSLLRTYIIHILTRSVVEVCFILGQYILYGIQLEPLYKCERLPCPNSVDCYISRPTEKTIFMIFMIVIAGVSLFLNILEISHLGIRKIKQTLYGERYTEDDSLIYKSKKKSSLPHLCVMSNVSPHNGPLTQTFKVIPEADMKPPYYNTGLKANQTATRHNSLAHLGHSQTSYICTQPRMPSRSGQDCEIQASETHEGPKGHTALVDHHPAWDSAESNVDRSAMGHHEDSHEEEHPQPSHLEALLSSTTLRPRAIRDLDEDERRESLGSEVLFPHPRKTSFMIRPPSESLSSISGSTNPSLHTSEESDELGSLQGDMPMMPPAGGRRMSMSMFLDISSIMKK